TGGATCGTAGGATCTACTCCGAGACCTCTCGTCTCCCGGTCGAACGGCACGTCCGGCGCCCACCGCCGCCGACCCTGGAGCGCCCACTGCGCATGGTTCAGATTGCCGATCCCCACCTGGGCCCCTGGCAGCCGATCCATCGGCTGCGGGCTCGCATTGAAGAACTCCTGGCCCACCAGCCGGATCTGGTGCTGATCACCGGGGATCTTCTGACGATGGAAGGCAACGCCACCGCAGGTGCCCTGGCCAAGGCACTCGAACCCTTGAAAGCGGCTGAGGGCCGATGCTTCGCCATCTTCGGCAACCACGATCACGAGGCGCCCGAAGAAGTGCGCGCGGCTCTCCGGGCCTGCGGGGCGAAGCTGTTGATGGATGAGGAGGCCGTGGCGCTGACCCCTGCCGGGCCGGTCCAGTTGGTGGGGGCTGATTGGGCGCGGAAGGAGCGTGCCGAACGCCTCGGTGCCCTGGCCGCGCGCTTCCCCCGGCGGGAGGGGCACCTTCGCCTATGGCTCGTCCACGATCCGTTGGGCTTTGCCGATCTCGCGGATGGCGAGGCTGATCTGGTGCTCTCCGGGCACACCCACGGCGGACAGGTCGGCCTGGTCAGCTTTGGCCTCGATTGGACAGTGCTTTCTCGCAGCCGCTGGCCCGATCACGGGTTCTTCGGTCTCGGCAGGAACCGGCTCTATGTGCACCGGGGCACCGGGTTCTACGGTTTCCCGTTGCGCATTGGCGTCCCGGGCGAGGCTTCGCTGCTCGAAGTGTTCGGCCCTGGCTAGATCCAATACCGTTCAGTTTGTCTCGCAACCTGTTGATTGAAAGGGACAACGGCCCGCTATCGGGCGTGTTGCGCCGAATTCGCTTCGAACGGATGCGCGGATCGGCCTAACTGAACGGTCTCGGGGCTTCCGGGGGAAGCCTCGCGATGGCTGCACGAACCGTGACCCGCTGTCAGCGACCCGTCCTTCACCTCCCCCGGTGGGTGTGCTTGTCAAGTCATCCCGTTATCGGACATGAATCCCCTGTTGGAATTCCTATCCGCCGGTTCTTTTTCTTGTCCCTGGGGCGCTCAACCGAAGCGAAGAGGAGCCCGAGGTGCCAGGCGAGCCGAAACGAGTTCCAGG
The bacterium DNA segment above includes these coding regions:
- a CDS encoding phosphodiesterase, whose protein sequence is MFAPPTWLLPSLALGIGVGLPLYAGRFRGRTYAIFALVLVLISFPGALGLAARSAAQMPDGLRWGVGWAFVYGMLATGLHFASLVKARLRPRTFRWGVSLPGMAFLALGAVAGPWLLITESLRLGADAVGFAGLASGLGWLGLFPLALVALSVATSLGLRREIVRIVLDRRIYSETSRLPVERHVRRPPPPTLERPLRMVQIADPHLGPWQPIHRLRARIEELLAHQPDLVLITGDLLTMEGNATAGALAKALEPLKAAEGRCFAIFGNHDHEAPEEVRAALRACGAKLLMDEEAVALTPAGPVQLVGADWARKERAERLGALAARFPRREGHLRLWLVHDPLGFADLADGEADLVLSGHTHGGQVGLVSFGLDWTVLSRSRWPDHGFFGLGRNRLYVHRGTGFYGFPLRIGVPGEASLLEVFGPG